The Falco rusticolus isolate bFalRus1 chromosome 15, bFalRus1.pri, whole genome shotgun sequence genome has a segment encoding these proteins:
- the PDP2 gene encoding pyruvate dehydrogenase [acetyl-transferring]-phosphatase 2, mitochondrial gives MMSRTVSSWILSSARNSIVLQGKGCFYSICIPNRNNIKWKLVFSKTRLHPSGSCNLDKTFFLKKAFRHTSTEEEQFSFQLSPSQINDILRAGELSHKILHLNGRNASSVLRFESNQLASNTPIEDRRSAATCLQTKGMMFGVFDGHAGSACAQAVSERLLHYIAVSLMSRQTLEEIELAVECMKPVLPILQWHKHPNDVEYREIASQYFENLRVYWQHLLDLDTEPGFSLEEAMICAFKRLDSDISLEVQAPQENELMRNVALQVAFSGATACVAHIDGVHLHVANTGDCRAILGVHEEDGTWSTLPLTRDHNAFDEFEIRRLKREHPRSEEKTLFVNDRLLGILMPSRAFGDVQLKWSKELQHSILENSCDVEALNIYQYVPPNYHTPPYLTAEPEVTYHKLRSKDKFLVIASDGLWEMLSNEKVVKLVAGHLTELNAQKPQLAFEKPVNLGYMHSLLLQRKNRGIASLDQNIATHLIRHAIGSNEYGEVDQEKLAAMLTLPEDLARMYRDDITVTVVYFNSETIENYYRNNE, from the coding sequence ATGATGTCAAGAACTGTATCATCCTGGATCTTGAGCTCAGCAAGAAACAGCATTGTTTTACAAGGAAAAGGATGTTTTTACTCCATCTGTATCCCAAATAGAAACAATATAAAATGGAAGCTTGTTTTCTCCAAAACACGTCTTCACCCTTCTGGGAGCTGCAACTTAGACAAaactttcttcttaaaaaaagcattCCGACACACTTCCACTGAAGAAGAACAATTCTCTTTCCAGTTGTCTCCATCACAAATCAATGATATACTCAGAGCAGGTGAATTATCCCATAAAATACTACATTTGAATGGTAGAAATGCAAGTTCTGTCTTGAGGTTTGAAAGTAACCAGTTGGCATCCAACACCCCTATCGAAGACCGCAGAAGTGCAGCCACTTGCTTGCAGACCAAAGGGATGATGTTTGGAGTCTTCGATGGCCATGCAGGTTCTGCGTGTGCTCAGGCAGTAAGTGAGAGACTACTTCATTATATAGCGGTTTCTCTCATGTCTCGGCAAACCTTGGAAGAGATCGAGCTTGCTGTGGAGTGCATGAAACCAGTTCTGCCTATTCTGCAGTGGCACAAGCATCCAAATGATGTAGAGTATCGAGAAATAGCTTCACAATATTTTGAAAACCTCAGAGTTTACTGGCAACACCTACTGGACCTAGACACTGAGCCAGGATTTAGTTTAGAAGAAGCCATGATATGTGCATTCAAAAGGTTAGACTCTGATATATCACTGGAAGTTCAGGCTCCCCAGGAAAACGAATTGATGAGAAATGTTGCCCTTCAAGTAGCTTTTTCTGGTGCAACAGCCTGCGTAGCTCACATTGATGGTGTTCACTTACATGTTGCAAATACCGGTGATTGCAGAGCAATTTTAGGGGTTCATGAAGAAGATGGAACGTGGTCTACTCTCCCTCTAACCAGAGACCACAATGCCTTTGATGAATTTGAAATTAGAAGACTGAAGAGAGAGCATCCTAGATCTGAGGAGAAAACCCTATTTGTGAATGACAGATTACTGGGGATTCTCATGCCCTCCAGAGCTTTTGGAGATGTGCAATTAAAATGGAGTAAAGAATTGCAACACAGCATTCTCGAGAATAGCTGTGATGTTGaggctttaaatatttatcagtaCGTTCCTCCAAACTACCATACACCCCCTTATTTAACTGCAGAGCCTGAAGTCACATACCACAAATTAAGAAGCAAGGATAAGTTTCTAGTTATTGCTTCAGATGGACTATGGGAGATGCTAAGCAATGAGAAGGTTGTAAAACTTGTTGCTGGACACCTTACAGAGCTTAATGCACAGAAACCACAACTGGCTTTTGAGAAACCAGTCAATTTGGGTTATATGCACAGCTTGTtactgcagaggaaaaacagaggCATTGCCTCACTTGATCAGAACATAGCTACTCATTTAATAAGGCATGCAATTGGAAGTAATGAGTATGGGGAGGTGGACCAAGAGAAACTTGCTGCAATGCTGACATTGCCTGAAGACCTTGCAAGAATGTACAGAGATGATATCACAGTTACTGTGGTGTATTTTAACTCAGAAACAATTGAAAATTACTACAGAAACAATGAATAG